Proteins encoded within one genomic window of Theobroma cacao cultivar B97-61/B2 chromosome 7, Criollo_cocoa_genome_V2, whole genome shotgun sequence:
- the LOC18593869 gene encoding TMV resistance protein N: MQMQRYSSAAIVNFQRNFLARLTATSKMANRVVTNKDCDVFINHRGIDTKRTIATLLYDHLSRLNLKPFLDNKNMKPGDKLFDNIDNAIRNCKVGVTVFSPNYCKSYFCLHELALIMESKKKVIPIFCDIKPSQLRVVNDGNVPAKDLQRFKLAVEEAQSTVGLTFDSLKGNLSDVVTSASDFVIESLIEMGNEKQMVKSSRASPITL, encoded by the exons ATGCAGATGCAACGCTACTCATCAGCCGCCATCGTGAACTTCCAGCGCAACTTTCTTGCTCGCCTAACAGCAACGAGTAAGATGGCGAATAGGGTCGTGACAAATAAAGATTGTGATGTTTTCATTAACCATAGAGGCATTGACACCAAGAGGACTATAGCTACCTTACTCTACGATCACCTCTCGCGGCTAAACCTAAAACCTTTCTTGgacaacaaaaacatgaaaccCGGTGATAAGTTGTTCGACAACATCGATAACGCGATAAGGAATTGTAAGGTTGGCGTGACTGTGTTCTCACCCAACTACTGCAAGTCCTACTTCTGCCTCCATGAATTGGCTCTTATCATGGAGTCCAAGAAGAAGGTCATCCCAATCTTCTGTGACATTAAACCTTCACAACTTCGTGTTGTGAACGATGGAAATGTCCCTGCCAAGGATCTCCAGAGGTTCAAATTGGCTGTTGAGGAGGCCCAAAGCACCGTAGGGCTCACGTTCGACTCTTTAAAAGG GAATTTATCTGATGTGGTGACCAGTGCTTCAGACTTTGTCATCGAAAGCTTGATTGAGATGGGGAATGAAAAACAGATGGTTAAGAGCTCGAGGGCTTCTCCAATAACCCTTTGA
- the LOC18593870 gene encoding uncharacterized protein LOC18593870 isoform X1 gives MDFRTRLDYALFQLTPTRTRCDLVIFAGKETEKLASGLLEPFILHLKSAKDQISKGGYSITLRPVGSTPSWFTKGTLQRFVRFVSTPEVLERFVTVEREIEQIDNSIHSNEANAAGATEADGNESVISGNFQKSISSFKSKGELNGTADAAQEENSKARLQRVLETRKKVLCKEQAMAYARALVAGYEPDNIEDLISFADAFGASRLREACINFMDLCKRKNEDRLWMAELAAMQACPRPDLSYLGTSGIILAGEENDPNQNLMMNFSSGKQNGSADASDAGSGDINPDGSLPSADGKAQVQMPWPPHLPQYMHNFQGPGFQQMPPYQGYLFPGMHAASPYYPGNMHWPPNVEDSSLGRAWEPDDRRNHKSSSRSKKKSSRGKGDETSKQDESTEPSDSSSESEPEEQVHKKKHGKKSSRKVVIRNINYISSKRNGEKGSDSEEISDEDEFIDGDSLKQQVEEAVGSLGRHHKSTSRHHKKHDGSKHRNTVSYDEEEQEAKASNAKNPEGEKRNNPWDAFQNLLLQDKDLDSSEVDPQPIRLQEEYFASKGSEDGRSSAFNPNSERAAKQKSMSSDPFLATQMDRGHEGDTRGRNFGTNEFGGSVFKRRESTNEELLILQGNDSGINSHAFISDYAAESTMIKSRKEGEWFINNQLDKSANQDEIMGLKMFDGDHASSLARDRFNTETNKNDVFVDDSFMIQGPSVGDDQSDSQLRIGIGMVPEIEGAQYENGNSENVQKAASVSYEPDDLYMVLGRDSAEENAMTSWTPEIDYEMNVLSAEANGRHSDVETTGADDKGANGKNRGSSERKLSNKEVRSRVPNGSLVKSKSDIAAKTRKPPAGSRTTVRKTKFDQEEENRKKIEELRIQRQKRIAKRSVASGANPVTSRRSSTENKTSTISMKSQPLTQDTKKSPKPVLRSSTIERLATARNTSKASSAESKASQPKKSTLKENGSSTTVSQKTAPVEDKKSSSNKVRASDKKSGPNKVLSSDSVAQGKDSKEVTVALPTEPAAPRETQPTDIVDNFKDIQELQSTSIEKTEEKEISQRNTSEDRSSNGNMLTEDKPVQLDHVKGDEELTKASTVVSEDKRAPEDFVEDIPEMTVHPLPPLPVKTVKFATVNIEGNGGMNEKFLSPRISEIEISTPPPNDGMNTEPVHSRKKWNNDETSPKAAKGFRKLLFFGRKNRNSPTY, from the exons ATGGACTTCAGGACACGTCTTGATTATGCTTTGTTCCAACTCACTCCAACTAGAACCAG GTGTGATCTGGTGATTTTTGCTGGGAAAGAGACTGAGAAGTTGGCATCAGGATTGTTAGAACCGTTCATTTTACACCTCAAAAGTGCTAAAGATCAGATTTCAAAAGGAGGGTACTCTATAACTCTTCGTCCAGTAGGCTCAACTCCTTCCTGGTTCACAAAAGGCACCCTGCAAAG GTTTGTGAGGTTTGTTAGCACACCAGAGGTTCTTGAGAGATTTGTGAcagtagagagagaaattgaacAGATTGATAATTCAATTCACTCAAATGAAGCAAATGCTGCTGGGGCAACAGAGGCAGATG GAAATGAGTCAGTTATTTCAGGAAATTTCCAAAAGTCAATTTCTTCATTTAAG TCCAAAGGTGAACTCAATGGAACTGCTGATGCTGCGCAGGAAGAAAATTCCAA GGCTCGTCTTCAACGAGTTCTGGAAACTAGGAAGAAAGTACTCTGTAAAGAACAAGCGATGGCTTATGCTCGTGCTTTGGTTGCTGGATATGAACCTGATAATATAGAAGATCTCATATCTTTTGCAGATGCTTTTGGTGCTTCACGTTTAAG GGAAGCTTGCATAAATTTCATGGACTTATGCAAGAGAAAGAATGAAGATAGGCTTTGGATGGCAGAATTAGCAGCAATGCAAGCATGTCCAAGACCAGACTTGTCTTACCTCGGAACATCAGGAATCATACTTGCTGGGGAAGAAAATGATCCTAATCAAAATCTTATGATGAATTTCTCAAGCGGGAAGCAAAATGGTTCTGCTGATGCCTCTGATGCCGGGAGTGGAGATATTAACCCAG ATGGTAGCTTGCCATCTGCAGATGGTAAAGCCCAAGTACAAATGCCATGGCCACCCCATCTTCCTCAGTACATGCATAATTTTCAGGGTCCTGGATTTCAACAAATGCCTCCATATCAAGGCTACCTTTTCCCCGGTATGCATGCTGCCTCTCCATATTATCCAGGGAATATGCATTGGCCCCCAAATGTAGAGGATTCTAGTCTTGGTCGTGCTTGGGAACCAGATGATCGTAGAAATCATAAATCATCTTCTAGGAGCAAGAAGAAATCTTCACGTGGTAAGGGAGATGAAACTTCAAAGCAAGATGAATCCACTGAGCCTAGCGATTCCAGCTCTGAGAGTGAACCAGAAGAGCAGGTGCATAAGAAAAAGCATGGAAAGAAATCCTCAAGAAAGGTTGTCATCCGTAACATTAATTACATTTCTTCCAAGAGGAATGGGGAAAAGGGCAGTGATTCTGAAGAGATTTCTGATGAGGATGAGTTCATTGATGGAGATTCTCTCAAACAGCAAGTAGAGGAGGCTGTTGGATCACTGGGGAGACATCATAAATCTACTTCACGTCATCATAAGAAACACGATGGAAGCAAGCATCGAAACACTGTTTCATATGATGAAGAAGAACAGGAAGCTAAGGCTTCTAACGCAAAAAATCCTGagggagaaaaaagaaacaaccCCTGGGATGCTTTCCAGAACCTTCTGTTGCAGGACAAGGATTTGGATTCCTCAGAAGTAGATCCACAACCAATAAGGTTGCAAGAGGAATATTTTGCAAGCAAGGGCTCTGAGGACGGAAGGTCATCAGCATTTAACCCGAACTCTGAGCGAGCAGCAAAGCAAAAATCAATGTCAAGTGATCCATTTCTGGCCACACAGATGGATAGGGGTCATGAAGGTGACACTCGAGGTAGAAATTTTGGAACTAATGAATTTGGTGGCTCGGTTTTTAAGAGAAGAGAGAGCACAAATGAGGAGTTGTTAATTCTGCAAGGAAATGATTCTGGGATTAATTCACATGCTTTTATCTCTGATTATGCCGCAGAGTCTACTATGATCAAAAGTCGCAAAGAAGGAGAATGGTTTATCAACAACCAACTGGATAAATCAGCAAATCAGGATGAGATCATGGGCCTCAAAATGTTTGATGGGGATCATGCTTCTTCATTAGCTCGTGACCGTTTCAACACTGAGACAAACAAGAATGATGTTTTCGTTGATGACTCTTTCATGATTCAGGGTCCATCAGTGGGAGATGATCAATCTGATTCTCAGTTACGGATAGGTATAGGCATGGTTCCAGAAATTGAAGGTGCTCAATACGAAAATGGCAATTCAGAAAATGTACAGAAGGCTGCTTCTGTTTCCTACGAGCCAGATGACCTTTACATGGTGCTTGGGCGTGATTCAGCTGAGGAAAATGCCATGACTTCTTGGACTCCAGAAATCGACTATGAAATGAACGTATTATCTGCTGAAGCGAATGGAAGACACTCTGATGTTGAAACAACTGGTGCTGATGACAAGGGTGCTAATGGTAAAAACCGTGGAAGTTCTGAGCGTAAACTTTCAAATAAAGAAGTCCGTTCTAGAGTTCCAAATGGATCTCTTGTCAAGAGCAAATCAGACATAGCAGCAAAGACCAGGAAACCTCCAGCTGGAAGCAGAACCACAGTACGGAAAACTAAATTTGATCAG GAAGAGGAGAATCGAAAGAAAATAGAGGAGTTACGGATTCAGCGCCAGAAGAGGATTGCTAAGAGGAGTGTTGCTAGTGGTGCTAATCCAGTTACTTCCAGGAGGAGCTCCACAGAAAATAAAACTTCAACGATTTCCATGAAGAGTCAACCTTTGACTCAGGACACTAAGAAATCACCAAAGCCAGTCCTTAGAAGTTCCACTATAGAACGCCTTGCAACTGCAAGGAATACTTCAAAGGCCTCATCAGCTGAATCAAAAGCCAGCCAGCCCAAAAAGTCAACCTTGAAGGAAAATGGTTCTTCAACAACAGTATCTCAGAAGACTGCTCCTGTTGAAGATAAGAAATCAAGCTCAAACAAAGTCAGAGCTTCAGATAAGAAAAGTGGCCCAAACAAAGTACTTTCCAGTGACTCTGTTGCACAAGGAAAGGACTCCAAAGAGGTCACAGTAGCATTGCCAACGGAGCCAGCAGCACCCAGAGAAACTCAACCTACTGACATTGTTGATAATTTCAAAGACATTCAGGAGTTGCAGAGTACTTCAATAGAAAAAActgaagaaaaggaaatttctCAAAGAAACACATCAGAGGACAGAAGCTCCAATGGGAATATGCTTACTGAAGATAAGCCAGTGCAATTAGATCATGTAAAAGGTGACGAGGAATTGACTAAGGCATCTACTGTTGTTTCTGAGGACAAAAGAGCACCAGAAGATTTTGTTGAAGATATTCCTGAGATGACAGTTCATCCGTTGCCACCACTGCCTGTAAAGACTGTTAAGTTTGCCACGGTAAATATAGAAGGGAATGGTGGAATGAATGAAAAGTTTCTGTCACCTAGGATTTCTGAAATAGAGATCTCAACTCCGCCGCCAAATGATGGAATGAACACAGAACCAGTGCACTCCAGGAAGAAATGGAACAATGATGAAACCTCTCCTAAGGCAGCCAAAGGTTTTAGAAAGCTCCTTTTCTTTGGACGAAAAAACCGAAACTCTCCTACTTACTGA
- the LOC18593870 gene encoding uncharacterized protein LOC18593870 isoform X2 — MAYARALVAGYEPDNIEDLISFADAFGASRLREACINFMDLCKRKNEDRLWMAELAAMQACPRPDLSYLGTSGIILAGEENDPNQNLMMNFSSGKQNGSADASDAGSGDINPDGSLPSADGKAQVQMPWPPHLPQYMHNFQGPGFQQMPPYQGYLFPGMHAASPYYPGNMHWPPNVEDSSLGRAWEPDDRRNHKSSSRSKKKSSRGKGDETSKQDESTEPSDSSSESEPEEQVHKKKHGKKSSRKVVIRNINYISSKRNGEKGSDSEEISDEDEFIDGDSLKQQVEEAVGSLGRHHKSTSRHHKKHDGSKHRNTVSYDEEEQEAKASNAKNPEGEKRNNPWDAFQNLLLQDKDLDSSEVDPQPIRLQEEYFASKGSEDGRSSAFNPNSERAAKQKSMSSDPFLATQMDRGHEGDTRGRNFGTNEFGGSVFKRRESTNEELLILQGNDSGINSHAFISDYAAESTMIKSRKEGEWFINNQLDKSANQDEIMGLKMFDGDHASSLARDRFNTETNKNDVFVDDSFMIQGPSVGDDQSDSQLRIGIGMVPEIEGAQYENGNSENVQKAASVSYEPDDLYMVLGRDSAEENAMTSWTPEIDYEMNVLSAEANGRHSDVETTGADDKGANGKNRGSSERKLSNKEVRSRVPNGSLVKSKSDIAAKTRKPPAGSRTTVRKTKFDQEEENRKKIEELRIQRQKRIAKRSVASGANPVTSRRSSTENKTSTISMKSQPLTQDTKKSPKPVLRSSTIERLATARNTSKASSAESKASQPKKSTLKENGSSTTVSQKTAPVEDKKSSSNKVRASDKKSGPNKVLSSDSVAQGKDSKEVTVALPTEPAAPRETQPTDIVDNFKDIQELQSTSIEKTEEKEISQRNTSEDRSSNGNMLTEDKPVQLDHVKGDEELTKASTVVSEDKRAPEDFVEDIPEMTVHPLPPLPVKTVKFATVNIEGNGGMNEKFLSPRISEIEISTPPPNDGMNTEPVHSRKKWNNDETSPKAAKGFRKLLFFGRKNRNSPTY; from the exons ATGGCTTATGCTCGTGCTTTGGTTGCTGGATATGAACCTGATAATATAGAAGATCTCATATCTTTTGCAGATGCTTTTGGTGCTTCACGTTTAAG GGAAGCTTGCATAAATTTCATGGACTTATGCAAGAGAAAGAATGAAGATAGGCTTTGGATGGCAGAATTAGCAGCAATGCAAGCATGTCCAAGACCAGACTTGTCTTACCTCGGAACATCAGGAATCATACTTGCTGGGGAAGAAAATGATCCTAATCAAAATCTTATGATGAATTTCTCAAGCGGGAAGCAAAATGGTTCTGCTGATGCCTCTGATGCCGGGAGTGGAGATATTAACCCAG ATGGTAGCTTGCCATCTGCAGATGGTAAAGCCCAAGTACAAATGCCATGGCCACCCCATCTTCCTCAGTACATGCATAATTTTCAGGGTCCTGGATTTCAACAAATGCCTCCATATCAAGGCTACCTTTTCCCCGGTATGCATGCTGCCTCTCCATATTATCCAGGGAATATGCATTGGCCCCCAAATGTAGAGGATTCTAGTCTTGGTCGTGCTTGGGAACCAGATGATCGTAGAAATCATAAATCATCTTCTAGGAGCAAGAAGAAATCTTCACGTGGTAAGGGAGATGAAACTTCAAAGCAAGATGAATCCACTGAGCCTAGCGATTCCAGCTCTGAGAGTGAACCAGAAGAGCAGGTGCATAAGAAAAAGCATGGAAAGAAATCCTCAAGAAAGGTTGTCATCCGTAACATTAATTACATTTCTTCCAAGAGGAATGGGGAAAAGGGCAGTGATTCTGAAGAGATTTCTGATGAGGATGAGTTCATTGATGGAGATTCTCTCAAACAGCAAGTAGAGGAGGCTGTTGGATCACTGGGGAGACATCATAAATCTACTTCACGTCATCATAAGAAACACGATGGAAGCAAGCATCGAAACACTGTTTCATATGATGAAGAAGAACAGGAAGCTAAGGCTTCTAACGCAAAAAATCCTGagggagaaaaaagaaacaaccCCTGGGATGCTTTCCAGAACCTTCTGTTGCAGGACAAGGATTTGGATTCCTCAGAAGTAGATCCACAACCAATAAGGTTGCAAGAGGAATATTTTGCAAGCAAGGGCTCTGAGGACGGAAGGTCATCAGCATTTAACCCGAACTCTGAGCGAGCAGCAAAGCAAAAATCAATGTCAAGTGATCCATTTCTGGCCACACAGATGGATAGGGGTCATGAAGGTGACACTCGAGGTAGAAATTTTGGAACTAATGAATTTGGTGGCTCGGTTTTTAAGAGAAGAGAGAGCACAAATGAGGAGTTGTTAATTCTGCAAGGAAATGATTCTGGGATTAATTCACATGCTTTTATCTCTGATTATGCCGCAGAGTCTACTATGATCAAAAGTCGCAAAGAAGGAGAATGGTTTATCAACAACCAACTGGATAAATCAGCAAATCAGGATGAGATCATGGGCCTCAAAATGTTTGATGGGGATCATGCTTCTTCATTAGCTCGTGACCGTTTCAACACTGAGACAAACAAGAATGATGTTTTCGTTGATGACTCTTTCATGATTCAGGGTCCATCAGTGGGAGATGATCAATCTGATTCTCAGTTACGGATAGGTATAGGCATGGTTCCAGAAATTGAAGGTGCTCAATACGAAAATGGCAATTCAGAAAATGTACAGAAGGCTGCTTCTGTTTCCTACGAGCCAGATGACCTTTACATGGTGCTTGGGCGTGATTCAGCTGAGGAAAATGCCATGACTTCTTGGACTCCAGAAATCGACTATGAAATGAACGTATTATCTGCTGAAGCGAATGGAAGACACTCTGATGTTGAAACAACTGGTGCTGATGACAAGGGTGCTAATGGTAAAAACCGTGGAAGTTCTGAGCGTAAACTTTCAAATAAAGAAGTCCGTTCTAGAGTTCCAAATGGATCTCTTGTCAAGAGCAAATCAGACATAGCAGCAAAGACCAGGAAACCTCCAGCTGGAAGCAGAACCACAGTACGGAAAACTAAATTTGATCAG GAAGAGGAGAATCGAAAGAAAATAGAGGAGTTACGGATTCAGCGCCAGAAGAGGATTGCTAAGAGGAGTGTTGCTAGTGGTGCTAATCCAGTTACTTCCAGGAGGAGCTCCACAGAAAATAAAACTTCAACGATTTCCATGAAGAGTCAACCTTTGACTCAGGACACTAAGAAATCACCAAAGCCAGTCCTTAGAAGTTCCACTATAGAACGCCTTGCAACTGCAAGGAATACTTCAAAGGCCTCATCAGCTGAATCAAAAGCCAGCCAGCCCAAAAAGTCAACCTTGAAGGAAAATGGTTCTTCAACAACAGTATCTCAGAAGACTGCTCCTGTTGAAGATAAGAAATCAAGCTCAAACAAAGTCAGAGCTTCAGATAAGAAAAGTGGCCCAAACAAAGTACTTTCCAGTGACTCTGTTGCACAAGGAAAGGACTCCAAAGAGGTCACAGTAGCATTGCCAACGGAGCCAGCAGCACCCAGAGAAACTCAACCTACTGACATTGTTGATAATTTCAAAGACATTCAGGAGTTGCAGAGTACTTCAATAGAAAAAActgaagaaaaggaaatttctCAAAGAAACACATCAGAGGACAGAAGCTCCAATGGGAATATGCTTACTGAAGATAAGCCAGTGCAATTAGATCATGTAAAAGGTGACGAGGAATTGACTAAGGCATCTACTGTTGTTTCTGAGGACAAAAGAGCACCAGAAGATTTTGTTGAAGATATTCCTGAGATGACAGTTCATCCGTTGCCACCACTGCCTGTAAAGACTGTTAAGTTTGCCACGGTAAATATAGAAGGGAATGGTGGAATGAATGAAAAGTTTCTGTCACCTAGGATTTCTGAAATAGAGATCTCAACTCCGCCGCCAAATGATGGAATGAACACAGAACCAGTGCACTCCAGGAAGAAATGGAACAATGATGAAACCTCTCCTAAGGCAGCCAAAGGTTTTAGAAAGCTCCTTTTCTTTGGACGAAAAAACCGAAACTCTCCTACTTACTGA
- the LOC18593871 gene encoding uncharacterized protein LOC18593871, producing the protein MVKYIVRQYHSSLSLIKSLIKQVQGHITTLRNRRESIIRQSRADIAQFLQDGLLQRALERVIQLYKDQCLLCAYDQIEQFCKCVISNISHITKQSSWHTLPIDATEAVSSLVFAASRCGELPELHLLRSLLKERYGCQFELANVELRPGNLVNFQIKQNLCITSVPDNMKQKLINEIAKECDLPLVFQDPDLQVYEKCYSQQKAEVLDIEIQDISSDIDEHWIQLSEFEKPRNDMSCCKTLAAIPSQSCNDSNGYYSSTQITKKAALVDKLEVSSTRTSLDSSTPQIYETSIVYLDDLELKKTGICENYVTKSLTVMRSTRRSVTPESRYHNSFMEDPLRRKNCKVLANARLSLDGSLDKWKAQEGNSSGSSHVHPNLPEYENVVARLKDLKAEYR; encoded by the exons ATGGTGAAATACATAGTTAGACAGTACCATTCAAGCTTGTCTCTGAT CAAGAGCCTGATCAAGCAAGTTCAAGGTCATATAACTACCCTGAGGAATAGGAGGGAGTCTATCATAAGGCAGTCAAGGGCTGATATTGCCCAATTCCTCCAAGATGGGCTGCTTCAAAGAGCCTTGGAAAGG GTTATACAGCTCTATAAAGATCAGTGCCTGTTGTGTGCCTATGATCAGATTGAACAATTTTGTAAATGCGTCATCTCCAACATTTCCCATATTACCAAGCAAAG CTCCTGGCACACATTGCCAATAGATGCTACTGAAGCTGTGTCAAGTCTAGTTTTTGCTGCCTCTAGGTGTGGTGAACTGCCTGAGCTACATCTATTACGAAGCCTGCTGAAGGAACGATATGGTTGCCAATTTGAGCTGGCGAATGTCGAACTGCGACCAGGGAATCTAGTGAATTTTCAGATTAAGCAGAATCTATGCATTACTTCAGTACCAGATAACATGAAGCAGAAGTTAATTAATGAAATAGCTAAAGAGTGTGATCTTCCTCTTGTGTTTCAGGATCCTGAT CTTCAGGTTTATGAGAAATGCTACTCTCAGCAGAAAGCTGAAGTGCTGGATATTGAAATCCAAGATATTTCCAGTGACATCGATGAGCATTGGATACAACTTTCTGAGTTTGAGAAGCCAAGGAACGATATGTCATGTTGTAAAACTTTGGCAGCCATTCCAAGCCAATCTTGCAATGACTCGAATGGCTACTATAGCTCTACTCAGATTACAAAAAAAGCAGCTTTAGTTGACAAGCTTGAAGTTTCATCAACCAGGACTTCTTTAGATAGTTCTACACCTCAAATTTATGAAACATCTATTGTGTATCTTGATGACTTGGAACTGAAGAAAACTGGCATCTGTGAGAATTATGTGACAAAAAGTTTGACTGTCATGCGTTCAACCAGGAGATCTGTGACTCCTGAAAGTAGATATCACAATTCTTTCATGGAGGATCCCTTAAGAAGGAAAAACTGTAAGGTTTTGGCAAATGCTCGTCTTTCTTTAGATGGTTCACTCGATAAATGGAAAGCACAAGAAGGGAATTCCTCTGGCTCAAGCCATGTGCATCCGAATCTCCCAGAGTATGAAAATGTAGTGGCTAGACTTAAGGATCTCAAGGCAGAGTATAGATGA
- the LOC18593872 gene encoding uncharacterized protein LOC18593872: MASKLLLIAVFILDLIAFGLAVAAEQRRSTAKIVQDSEVNYNYCVYDSDIATGYGVGAFLFLMASQALIMVASRCFCCGKALNPSGSRAWAVVLFIVCWLFFLIAEICLLAGSVRNAYHTKYRTIFSEQPPSCETVRKGVFGAGAAFIFLTAIVNKFYYICYSSARENSFQAYGGETGVGMGTYK, encoded by the exons ATGGCTTCCAAGTTACTTTTGATTGCTGTCTTTATTCTTGATCTCATTGCTTTTGGTTTAGCTGTTGCAGCTGAGCAAAGAAGAAGCACT GCCAAGATTGTCCAGGACAGTGAAGTTAATTATAACTATTGTGTCTATGACTCAGACATAGCAACAGGCTATGGTGTTGGTgcatttttgttccttatgGCTAGCCAAGCCCTCATAATGGTTGCAAGCCGATGCTTCTGCTGTGGAAAGGCTTTAAACCCCAGTGGTTCAAGGGCTTGGGCAGTTGTCCTTTTCATAGTCTGCTG GTTGTTTTTCCTGATTGCTGAGATATGCTTGCTGGCGGGTTCAGTGAGAAATGCCTACCACACCAAATACCGGACCATATTCAGCGAGCAGCCTCCCTCTTGTGAAACTGTGAGGAAGGGAGTTTTTGGTGCAGGGGCagctttcattttcttaactGCCATAGTCAATAAGTTCTACTATATTTGCTACTCCAGTGCTAGGGAGAACAGCTTCCAGGCTTATGGTGGAGAGACCGGTGTGGGTATGGGAACATACAAATAA